In Bradyrhizobium sp. 1(2017), one DNA window encodes the following:
- a CDS encoding type I secretion system permease/ATPase, whose translation MSNLLMLTGSFFMLQVYDRVLPGRSIPTLIALMVLATVLYLFQGGLDLIRSRISARVGRYFDEMLGARVFDALVRLPLKTRADGDGLQPVRDLDQVRSFLSSGGPTALFDLPWMPIYLGVCFLFHFWIGVTALAGALVLVGITILTETRTRGPAKATSRLAVSRTALVLEGRRNAEVLQAMGMRQQAALRWRDANAKYLAAQERASDVANGLGGASKIFRAILQSLVLAVGAVLVINQESTAGIIIAGSILTARALAPVEMAIANWKGFVAARQSGQRLDHLLKLLPEEEERLALPAPVETLTAEHLYVGAPNCERPTLSEVSFQLRSGQAVGIIGPSGSGKSTLARALVGVWPCVRGRIRLDNAALDHWSSDALGKHIGYLPQDVELFDGSIAMNIARFDPQATAAAVLEASHAAGAHDLILSLPEGYSTKIGEGGLALSAGQRQRIGLARAFYGKPFLVVLDEPSSNLDAEGEEALTEAILNVRRRGGIVAVVAHRPKALEAVDHVLCLGDGRVQSFGKREEVLKKVLRNPIPLKVVAEAQGGGR comes from the coding sequence ATGAGCAATCTTCTCATGCTCACCGGTTCGTTCTTCATGCTGCAAGTCTATGACCGGGTGCTGCCCGGGCGCAGCATACCGACACTGATCGCCTTGATGGTCCTGGCGACGGTGCTTTACCTGTTTCAGGGTGGGCTCGACCTCATCAGGAGCAGGATCAGTGCCCGGGTCGGGCGGTATTTCGATGAAATGCTCGGTGCTCGCGTGTTCGACGCGCTTGTTCGACTGCCTCTCAAGACCAGGGCGGATGGCGACGGCTTGCAGCCGGTGCGGGATCTCGATCAGGTCCGCAGCTTCCTGTCGAGCGGCGGGCCGACGGCGCTGTTCGATCTGCCCTGGATGCCGATTTATCTCGGCGTCTGCTTCCTCTTTCACTTCTGGATCGGCGTCACTGCGCTGGCCGGCGCGCTGGTGCTTGTCGGCATTACGATCCTTACGGAAACGCGAACCCGGGGGCCGGCAAAGGCGACCTCGCGTCTGGCCGTATCGCGAACTGCCCTTGTGCTCGAGGGGCGGCGGAATGCCGAAGTTCTCCAGGCCATGGGCATGCGCCAGCAGGCGGCGCTGCGTTGGCGCGATGCCAACGCGAAGTACCTCGCGGCGCAAGAGCGGGCCAGCGACGTCGCAAACGGACTCGGTGGCGCCTCGAAGATCTTCCGGGCAATCTTGCAATCGCTGGTTCTGGCCGTCGGGGCCGTCCTCGTCATCAACCAGGAATCGACCGCCGGCATCATCATTGCCGGATCGATCCTCACCGCGCGGGCACTGGCGCCCGTCGAGATGGCCATTGCGAACTGGAAAGGCTTCGTCGCTGCGCGACAGTCGGGGCAACGGCTCGATCACTTGCTGAAGCTTCTCCCTGAAGAGGAGGAGCGGTTGGCGCTGCCTGCGCCTGTCGAAACCCTCACCGCCGAGCATCTCTATGTCGGCGCCCCGAACTGCGAGAGGCCCACCCTCAGCGAAGTGTCATTCCAGCTGCGGAGCGGGCAGGCGGTCGGAATCATTGGTCCAAGCGGATCCGGCAAGTCGACGCTGGCACGGGCGCTGGTTGGGGTGTGGCCGTGCGTCCGAGGCCGGATCCGGCTCGACAACGCCGCGCTCGATCACTGGTCTTCGGACGCGCTCGGCAAGCACATCGGTTACTTGCCTCAGGATGTCGAATTGTTTGACGGCAGCATTGCCATGAACATTGCAAGATTCGACCCGCAGGCAACCGCTGCTGCTGTTCTGGAAGCCTCACATGCCGCCGGTGCGCACGACCTCATCCTCTCCCTTCCGGAGGGATACAGCACGAAGATCGGCGAGGGAGGGCTGGCGCTGTCCGCCGGGCAGCGGCAGCGTATCGGGCTTGCGCGCGCGTTCTACGGCAAGCCCTTCCTGGTCGTACTTGATGAACCCTCGTCAAATCTAGATGCCGAGGGCGAGGAGGCCTTGACCGAGGCGATCTTGAACGTGCGCCGCCGGGGCGGAATTGTCGCCGTCGTCGCGCATCGCCCGAAGGCGCTGGAAGCGGTTGACCATGTCTTGTGTCTCGGAGACGGCAGGGTTCAGTCCTTCGGCAAGAGGGAGGAGGTTCTCAAGAAGGTGTTGCGTAATCCGATACCGCTCAAAGTCGTCGCGGAAGCTCAAGGAGGTGGCCGATGA
- a CDS encoding HlyD family type I secretion periplasmic adaptor subunit, which yields MSGQVAPALQSIQRYMIVGMIMLALVTFGVGGWATTTQLSGAVITQGVVVVDSSVKKVQHATGGIVGELRVRQGDRVKAGDILIRLDETQTLANATIVTNSIDELLARQARLEAERDGADQVVFPKVLLDRAKESNSEANRAITAERKLFDLRRQARSGQKAQLQERSAQLENEIKGYMGQTEAKQKEVEFIRQELEGVRSLWQKNLVPITRLNALERDSARIEGERSQLAGMIAQSKGKISEIGLQTIQVDQDLRTEVGKDLIETRSKLSELSERKTAAVDQLNRVDIRAPQSGRVHELNVHTVGGVIAPGEQIMLIVPDADSLAIEVKIAPRDIDQVYVGQTATMRFAAFNQKTTPEIDGEVSMVSADITQDQRAGTSYYTGRVLLKPEELAKLGSAKLLPGMPVEVFIKTAGRTALSYLLKPLQDQAGHAFKER from the coding sequence ATGAGCGGTCAGGTAGCGCCGGCGCTGCAATCCATCCAGCGTTACATGATCGTCGGAATGATCATGCTGGCTCTGGTAACCTTCGGGGTCGGCGGCTGGGCGACAACGACCCAATTGTCGGGCGCGGTCATCACCCAGGGCGTGGTTGTGGTGGATTCGAGCGTCAAGAAGGTCCAGCACGCCACGGGCGGGATCGTGGGAGAATTGCGGGTGCGGCAAGGCGACCGGGTCAAGGCAGGCGACATTTTGATCCGCCTCGACGAGACCCAGACGCTCGCGAACGCGACGATCGTCACCAACAGCATCGATGAGCTGTTGGCACGGCAGGCTCGTCTCGAGGCCGAGCGCGATGGCGCCGACCAGGTCGTGTTCCCCAAGGTGCTGCTCGACCGGGCCAAGGAGAGCAACTCCGAGGCTAACCGTGCAATCACCGCGGAGCGGAAGCTGTTCGACCTGCGTCGTCAGGCAAGGAGCGGCCAGAAAGCGCAGTTGCAGGAGAGAAGCGCGCAGCTGGAGAACGAGATCAAGGGCTATATGGGCCAGACCGAGGCCAAGCAGAAGGAAGTCGAATTCATCCGCCAGGAGCTGGAGGGCGTGCGCAGCCTCTGGCAAAAGAATCTGGTGCCGATCACGCGGCTCAATGCCCTCGAACGCGACTCCGCCCGTATCGAAGGCGAGCGCAGCCAGCTCGCCGGAATGATTGCTCAGTCGAAGGGCAAGATCTCGGAAATCGGACTCCAGACCATTCAGGTCGACCAGGATTTGCGGACGGAAGTCGGCAAGGACCTGATCGAAACACGCTCGAAACTCTCCGAACTGAGCGAGCGCAAGACTGCCGCGGTTGATCAGCTGAACCGGGTCGATATCCGGGCTCCGCAGTCCGGCCGTGTCCACGAGCTGAACGTCCACACTGTTGGCGGCGTCATCGCGCCCGGCGAGCAGATCATGCTGATCGTACCTGACGCAGATTCGCTCGCGATCGAGGTCAAGATCGCACCGCGCGATATCGACCAGGTTTATGTGGGGCAGACTGCCACGATGCGCTTCGCGGCGTTCAACCAGAAGACTACGCCCGAAATCGATGGGGAGGTCAGCATGGTCTCGGCAGATATTACGCAGGATCAGCGCGCCGGCACGAGCTACTATACGGGCCGCGTCCTGTTGAAGCCGGAAGAGCTGGCGAAACTCGGTTCGGCCAAGCTGCTGCCCGGCATGCCGGTCGAGGTCTTCATTAAGACGGCAGGTCGGACCGCACTGTCATACCTGCTCAAGCCGCTGCAGGATCAGGCGGGGCACGCGTTCAAGGAGCGTTGA
- a CDS encoding Ig-like domain-containing protein, with the protein MAINDGSANAPIGTPQLPNLLDSYGANRPGWNVAGVDYHVGTPSGLALKNPATISMAGVSVNTANHTITVTGSNVTLDGYDFSLNGGWGVVVQGAGTKILNSNFQVGSNGLKPILATDSSSNLTVMYSTLDGNNNGNVSGLIENRGSGTLTVEYSWLKNAGGDMIQMHNGGKAAGLVVEYNLLQNAGMASGAHGDYTEFMDGPFTATIMYNTTTQNGGASQGFMVEPDIGSSPGEIVSGEIGNNVFTGSVNAFTGVTVADIQNTFTVHDNYFDPSTSSSGLAFGGVRGGPNDSSSKSIYIHNVNMKTGAVLQDANAPTSPTSPTSPTSPTGPTAPTIASISTDSGTAGDRITNDSTLELKGKAAAGSTVKVYDGATQLGSTTADSSGNWDYITKVLTDAKHTLTATATNSSGQTSAASSAMVVTVDTKAPTAPTIASNQVNSANQVVMSGNAEAGSLVKVLDGTTQIGTATANSSGVWAYTSAALAVGAHSLTAKATDVAGNTSTASAVVTASVTSTSPTTPTTPTTPTTPTTPTSPTAGTVIESAGATRLVESGDKFYLNTSTTTGPTLKKGGVAFVDGSDHTWAPIGAEKTTTGYQVVWKEASTGQYTAWNTDSNGNYLSHVALAGSGWGGTVSGTSSALKSLETTFHQDLNGDGQIGTSTSTPTSPTSPTSPTSPTSPTAGTVIESAGATRLVESGDKFYLNGSTGTGPTLKNHGVDFVEGSDHTWAPIGAEKTATGYQVVWKEASTGQYTAWNTDNNGNYVSHVSSLTGSTSGGTVSGTNSGLKSLETSFHQDLNGDGQVGTATSSTSTTQLAATSSSTSSNVQTSTSGNDAFVGTTKADTFSFAANFGNDVIKDFTASGPAHDTIQFSKSVFDSFASVLSHATQSGQDVVIATGSDTLTLKNMKVGSLTSQDFHFA; encoded by the coding sequence ATGGCAATTAACGACGGCTCCGCAAATGCTCCAATCGGAACGCCGCAGCTTCCGAACTTGCTCGATTCCTACGGTGCGAACCGGCCCGGATGGAATGTCGCGGGCGTAGATTACCATGTGGGGACGCCTTCGGGATTAGCGCTGAAAAATCCGGCGACGATCTCGATGGCCGGGGTATCGGTGAATACGGCGAACCACACCATCACGGTCACGGGCAGCAACGTCACGCTCGACGGCTATGATTTCTCGCTCAACGGGGGCTGGGGCGTTGTCGTCCAGGGCGCCGGCACAAAGATTCTGAATTCCAACTTCCAGGTCGGGTCCAATGGCCTCAAACCGATCTTGGCGACGGATTCGTCGTCGAATTTGACGGTCATGTACTCGACGCTCGACGGCAACAACAACGGCAATGTCAGCGGTCTCATCGAGAATCGCGGTTCGGGCACGCTGACCGTGGAGTATTCCTGGCTCAAGAATGCCGGCGGCGACATGATTCAAATGCACAATGGCGGCAAAGCGGCCGGCCTTGTCGTTGAGTACAATCTGCTGCAGAACGCCGGAATGGCATCCGGTGCGCACGGCGACTACACCGAGTTCATGGATGGGCCGTTTACCGCCACCATCATGTACAACACCACCACCCAGAACGGCGGGGCGAGCCAGGGCTTCATGGTGGAGCCTGACATCGGCAGCAGCCCGGGCGAAATTGTCTCCGGCGAAATCGGCAACAACGTATTCACCGGCAGCGTCAACGCCTTCACTGGCGTCACGGTGGCGGACATCCAGAATACGTTCACCGTCCACGACAACTACTTCGATCCGTCCACCTCGTCTTCCGGGCTGGCGTTCGGCGGTGTTCGGGGCGGTCCCAACGACTCCAGCTCCAAGTCGATCTATATCCACAACGTCAACATGAAGACTGGTGCCGTCCTTCAGGACGCAAATGCGCCGACGTCACCGACATCGCCGACGTCTCCGACGTCGCCGACCGGTCCGACTGCGCCCACGATCGCCTCCATTTCCACCGATAGCGGCACTGCTGGCGATCGCATCACGAACGACAGCACTCTCGAGCTGAAGGGTAAGGCGGCTGCCGGCAGCACGGTCAAGGTCTATGACGGTGCGACCCAACTCGGTTCGACCACCGCGGATTCGAGCGGGAATTGGGACTACATCACGAAGGTCCTGACTGACGCCAAGCATACGCTCACCGCAACGGCGACCAACTCGTCGGGGCAGACCAGCGCGGCGTCGTCTGCAATGGTAGTCACGGTCGATACCAAGGCTCCGACCGCGCCGACCATTGCCAGCAACCAGGTGAACAGCGCCAACCAGGTGGTGATGTCGGGCAATGCCGAAGCGGGTAGCCTCGTGAAGGTGCTCGACGGCACGACCCAGATCGGGACCGCGACGGCGAACAGCAGCGGTGTGTGGGCCTATACGTCCGCTGCCCTTGCGGTCGGTGCGCACAGCCTTACGGCGAAGGCCACGGACGTGGCGGGAAACACCAGCACGGCGTCCGCTGTTGTCACGGCGAGCGTCACCTCGACGTCCCCCACCACACCGACGACGCCCACCACCCCGACAACGCCCACCACGCCAACGTCGCCCACTGCTGGCACGGTGATCGAGTCGGCCGGTGCAACACGTCTCGTCGAGAGTGGTGACAAATTCTACCTCAACACCAGCACCACGACGGGCCCCACGCTGAAGAAGGGCGGCGTAGCGTTTGTCGACGGCTCAGATCACACCTGGGCGCCGATCGGTGCGGAGAAGACGACGACGGGCTATCAGGTCGTCTGGAAGGAGGCGAGCACCGGTCAGTACACGGCCTGGAACACCGACAGCAACGGCAACTACCTTTCCCACGTCGCTCTGGCCGGCTCTGGGTGGGGTGGCACCGTGTCGGGTACGAGCTCTGCCCTCAAATCGCTCGAGACGACCTTCCACCAGGATCTGAACGGTGACGGGCAGATCGGTACGTCCACGTCCACACCGACGTCCCCCACCTCACCCACGTCCCCCACCTCACCGACGTCGCCCACTGCTGGTACAGTGATCGAGTCGGCCGGTGCGACGCGTCTCGTTGAGAGTGGAGACAAATTCTACCTCAACGGCAGCACCGGGACGGGGCCCACGCTGAAGAATCACGGCGTGGACTTTGTGGAAGGGTCAGATCACACCTGGGCGCCGATTGGTGCAGAGAAGACGGCGACCGGTTATCAGGTCGTCTGGAAGGAAGCGAGCACCGGTCAGTATACGGCGTGGAACACCGACAACAACGGTAACTACGTTTCCCACGTCAGCAGCCTGACCGGCTCGACGTCGGGCGGCACCGTGTCGGGTACGAACTCCGGCCTTAAATCACTTGAGACGAGTTTCCATCAGGATCTCAACGGTGATGGGCAGGTCGGTACGGCGACGTCGTCGACGAGCACCACTCAGCTCGCTGCGACTTCGAGCTCGACGAGCAGCAACGTACAGACGAGCACGTCAGGCAATGACGCCTTCGTTGGCACCACCAAGGCCGACACGTTCTCGTTTGCCGCGAATTTCGGCAACGATGTCATCAAGGACTTCACTGCCAGCGGACCTGCTCACGACACGATCCAGTTCAGCAAGAGCGTGTTCGACAGTTTTGCGAGTGTTCTCTCTCACGCGACCCAATCGGGTCAGGACGTCGTCATCGCGACGGGGAGCGACACGCTCACGCTGAAGAACATGAAGGTCGGTTCGTTGACCAGCCAGGACTTCCACTTCGCGTAA
- a CDS encoding Crp/Fnr family transcriptional regulator yields MLAALPPADFALLAPHLRKVVLGRDAVLVRSGDRIENVIFPCGGAIAFIVDLPNGQTVATGVVGHEGAIGLTSALGASRSPVTAVVRVPGTVLQIPAAQFLMALRRSPAITSMVQIFTRSLLTQFQHVAACNALHSVEARMARWLLHIHDRTDGSNLLPLTQETMSELLGVRRTTVTHVVSALRASRGLKSNRRGQLEIDRPRLEAVACECYRVMSRRIERIVSQGAAEIHATTARDACQPPGRLSGAGS; encoded by the coding sequence TTGTTAGCAGCGTTGCCGCCAGCGGATTTCGCTTTGCTTGCACCTCATCTACGGAAAGTCGTTCTCGGGCGTGATGCCGTACTGGTCCGATCGGGCGATCGGATCGAAAACGTTATCTTTCCCTGTGGTGGCGCGATCGCCTTCATCGTGGACTTGCCCAACGGGCAAACAGTTGCCACGGGGGTCGTCGGCCATGAGGGTGCCATCGGCCTGACCTCGGCGCTAGGCGCATCCCGCTCACCCGTGACAGCAGTCGTCCGCGTCCCAGGGACAGTGCTGCAGATCCCGGCGGCGCAATTTTTGATGGCTCTACGTCGCAGCCCCGCGATCACGTCCATGGTGCAAATTTTCACGCGGTCGCTGTTGACGCAATTTCAACACGTTGCGGCGTGCAATGCCCTCCACTCCGTCGAAGCCCGGATGGCACGCTGGCTGCTTCACATTCACGACCGGACGGATGGCAGCAATCTCCTCCCTTTGACGCAGGAGACCATGTCGGAGTTGCTGGGCGTCCGCCGCACCACCGTCACGCACGTCGTGAGCGCGTTGCGGGCGTCAAGAGGATTGAAATCGAACCGGCGGGGTCAGCTCGAAATTGACCGGCCGCGGCTCGAAGCCGTGGCGTGCGAGTGCTACAGGGTGATGAGCCGCAGGATCGAGCGGATCGTCTCTCAGGGTGCCGCCGAGATTCACGCCACGACGGCGCGAGACGCTTGCCAGCCACCGGGCCGACTATCCGGGGCAGGCTCGTAG
- a CDS encoding LuxR C-terminal-related transcriptional regulator, with amino-acid sequence MRRTRIVIADRHPIVLQGISSLLSMQSDLAIVASCGDAASCTQSIRLLVPDIALIDAAMSDIRLPDLLAPASAAGQGTQVILFADAAGRRELQSLAVDGSCLVLTKDAKLETLVATLRKVAQNQRLASRSASPGDVGEDPQAGEEKSLTQLTGRERQIMRLVSEGLSNKEIGRCLKITDGTIKVHLHHIFQKLDISNRTVLAALAISRSEHLEAREIDAPGLLQRYPASAK; translated from the coding sequence ATGCGCCGCACCAGAATAGTCATCGCGGATCGACACCCAATCGTCTTGCAGGGGATCAGCAGCCTGCTTTCGATGCAGAGTGATCTCGCGATTGTGGCCTCTTGCGGAGATGCAGCAAGCTGCACCCAGTCCATACGGCTTCTTGTGCCGGATATTGCGCTGATTGATGCTGCAATGTCTGATATCAGACTGCCGGACCTTCTTGCTCCTGCAAGCGCTGCGGGCCAAGGTACCCAAGTAATTCTCTTCGCAGATGCGGCCGGCCGTCGCGAGTTGCAAAGCTTGGCCGTGGACGGCTCCTGCCTCGTTCTCACCAAAGATGCCAAGCTGGAGACCTTGGTCGCCACCCTACGGAAGGTAGCCCAGAACCAGCGGCTGGCGTCACGTTCGGCGAGTCCCGGAGACGTCGGCGAGGATCCTCAGGCCGGTGAAGAGAAGTCACTGACGCAGCTAACCGGCCGCGAGCGGCAGATCATGCGGCTTGTATCTGAGGGATTATCGAACAAGGAAATCGGGCGTTGCCTGAAAATCACCGACGGCACGATCAAAGTGCACCTGCATCACATCTTCCAGAAGCTGGATATCAGCAACCGGACTGTTCTCGCGGCGCTGGCGATTTCACGGAGCGAGCATCTGGAGGCTCGTGAAATCGACGCTCCCGGCCTGCTACAGCGATATCCCGCCAGCGCAAAATGA
- a CDS encoding transglutaminase-like cysteine peptidase, producing MQRTSGLAVAAAIAVMIGGVQWARAGFLTVPRAPPAPARIELGRPTLPPLTYTVFCLRYEAECRPRRSFRGGPIRLTEKRWADLQEINRTVNQAIEPARSELGLASEEWTINPDRGDCNDYAVSKRHELLRRGWPARVLLLSEVVMRSGEHHLVLLVRTRSGDFVLDNLTPRVKPWSRTPYRWVRVQSAGSDRLWATVGREGV from the coding sequence ATGCAACGTACCTCGGGGCTGGCCGTCGCGGCAGCGATTGCTGTTATGATCGGGGGCGTTCAGTGGGCCCGTGCGGGATTCTTGACCGTGCCAAGGGCGCCGCCGGCACCGGCCCGCATTGAGCTCGGACGCCCGACGCTTCCACCTCTCACGTACACGGTGTTTTGCCTGCGATATGAGGCCGAATGTCGCCCGCGGCGCTCCTTCCGCGGCGGTCCGATCCGGTTGACCGAGAAGCGATGGGCGGACCTACAGGAGATCAATCGCACGGTCAATCAGGCAATAGAACCGGCTCGCAGCGAGCTCGGTCTCGCCAGCGAAGAGTGGACCATCAACCCCGATCGTGGCGATTGCAACGATTACGCGGTGAGCAAGCGTCACGAGCTGCTTCGGCGCGGCTGGCCGGCGCGCGTCCTCCTATTGAGCGAAGTCGTCATGAGGTCCGGCGAACATCATCTCGTGCTTCTGGTGCGGACTAGGAGCGGCGATTTCGTCCTCGACAATCTCACGCCACGGGTCAAGCCATGGTCACGGACGCCCTATCGCTGGGTTCGCGTGCAAAGCGCCGGCAGTGACAGGCTGTGGGCCACTGTTGGACGAGAAGGGGTATGA
- a CDS encoding TetR/AcrR family transcriptional regulator → MIEEDSCTSARIGLLEQFAQFIEALMRKLDPIKHEKKRQEILAAAKRCFLRSGLSGASTAQICAEAGISPGHLYHYFESKDAIIAAMADARLEGVSERFKQDVHGGRSVISALLSEIEQHPANPAQSALFFEMLAESRRNPEMAKILHGRSRRMRNLIAEVVRHGQAQAEIQSELDPETAAMAILGLMDATKAVSLHDPKQDTKKVTALFKLLIDRLLSSDNQTAKLSRARKSVQRSRSA, encoded by the coding sequence GTGATCGAGGAGGATAGTTGCACTTCCGCCCGGATAGGGTTGCTGGAGCAATTTGCCCAGTTTATAGAAGCCCTTATGCGCAAACTTGACCCGATCAAGCACGAAAAGAAGCGTCAAGAAATCCTGGCCGCCGCCAAGCGTTGCTTCCTCCGAAGCGGCCTGAGCGGCGCCTCGACAGCTCAGATTTGCGCCGAAGCCGGGATCAGCCCTGGTCACCTCTATCATTATTTCGAAAGCAAGGACGCGATCATCGCCGCGATGGCTGACGCCCGGCTTGAGGGAGTTTCAGAGCGATTCAAGCAGGACGTCCATGGCGGTCGTTCGGTCATATCCGCGCTGCTCTCGGAGATCGAGCAGCATCCCGCAAATCCGGCCCAGTCTGCGCTTTTCTTCGAGATGCTCGCGGAGAGCAGACGCAATCCCGAAATGGCGAAAATATTGCACGGCCGCAGTCGGAGAATGCGCAACCTTATCGCCGAAGTGGTCCGCCACGGACAGGCGCAGGCTGAGATCCAGTCCGAATTGGACCCCGAGACTGCGGCTATGGCTATTCTCGGTCTTATGGATGCGACAAAGGCGGTATCGTTGCACGATCCGAAACAGGATACCAAGAAGGTCACAGCTCTATTCAAGCTGTTGATCGACCGTCTCCTCTCTTCGGACAACCAGACAGCAAAGCTCTCGCGGGCGCGGAAATCTGTGCAACGATCACGCTCCGCCTGA
- a CDS encoding H-NS family nucleoid-associated regulatory protein — protein MDNDNWTSASTAELWRLYDEVTAVLGRRMTAEKVKLEERLRRLEGTADGRGEHARRPYPPVLPKYRNPKNPSETWSGRGKQPRWLKAQLRSGKKLNDLLIDRRPSGQKRRRTA, from the coding sequence ATGGACAATGACAACTGGACGTCCGCCAGTACGGCGGAGCTTTGGCGGCTGTATGACGAAGTGACTGCGGTTCTTGGCCGCAGAATGACCGCGGAAAAGGTCAAGCTCGAAGAGCGGCTTCGCAGGCTGGAGGGGACTGCCGATGGCCGCGGGGAACATGCACGCCGCCCCTACCCTCCGGTGCTGCCAAAGTACCGGAATCCCAAGAATCCATCCGAAACTTGGTCTGGCCGTGGCAAACAGCCCCGATGGCTGAAAGCGCAACTTCGCTCCGGCAAGAAGCTGAATGATCTCCTGATCGACCGCCGCCCATCCGGACAAAAGCGCCGCCGAACCGCCTGA
- a CDS encoding methionyl-tRNA formyltransferase encodes MTELLQPDVVLLADGPTGFAALRSLAAKCRVVQIFRKPDQPEARAFSTFAEARGIPVTEMQELNQLQKVIADLRPAAVVISSFDRIIPPRILALCRFVNVHYSLLPRYRGRANVNWAVINGETTAGISIHLVIPELDGGNLLFQKAISIGANETVTSLYDRLNAIQEDELGGVVVRAINGYQGTAQDADHASYGCTRVPDDGEIDWQQSTDTIDRLIRGLTPPFPGAFTHLAGQRLIIAHASPQLDARCYVGRVPGRIVGRSPSEGWVDVLTGDGVLRIFSVLLPNAEQPSAAASVIGSTRATLGLSHLDLLRRIVALEDRIASLERLNRAHE; translated from the coding sequence ATGACGGAACTGCTGCAGCCCGATGTCGTGCTCCTCGCGGACGGACCGACAGGCTTCGCGGCGCTTCGCTCCTTGGCCGCGAAGTGCCGCGTGGTCCAGATCTTCCGAAAACCGGACCAACCCGAGGCCCGTGCGTTCAGCACATTTGCAGAAGCACGCGGCATCCCGGTTACAGAGATGCAGGAGTTGAACCAGCTTCAGAAAGTGATCGCAGACCTGCGCCCGGCGGCAGTTGTGATCTCCTCGTTCGACCGGATCATTCCGCCGCGCATTCTTGCATTGTGTCGCTTCGTCAACGTGCACTATTCCCTTCTGCCGCGTTATCGCGGCCGCGCCAACGTTAATTGGGCAGTCATCAACGGCGAGACCACCGCCGGCATCAGCATTCACCTTGTCATCCCGGAGCTTGACGGCGGAAATCTGCTGTTTCAGAAGGCGATCTCGATCGGTGCGAACGAGACGGTCACCTCGCTCTACGATCGCCTCAACGCGATCCAGGAAGATGAGCTCGGCGGGGTCGTCGTTCGAGCGATCAACGGCTATCAGGGCACGGCTCAAGATGCCGATCACGCCTCCTATGGCTGCACCCGTGTTCCTGATGATGGAGAGATAGACTGGCAGCAGTCGACCGACACTATCGATCGGCTGATCCGCGGCTTGACGCCGCCATTTCCTGGTGCCTTCACCCACCTTGCCGGGCAGCGGCTCATCATCGCTCACGCCTCCCCGCAGCTTGATGCTCGCTGCTATGTCGGCCGCGTGCCAGGCCGGATCGTAGGGCGATCACCTTCCGAAGGCTGGGTCGATGTGCTGACTGGCGACGGCGTCCTGCGTATATTCAGCGTCCTCCTTCCCAACGCCGAGCAACCGAGTGCTGCCGCTTCCGTCATCGGATCGACACGGGCTACCCTGGGGCTGTCGCACCTCGATCTTCTCCGCCGGATTGTCGCGCTTGAGGATCGGATCGCTTCGCTCGAGCGGCTGAATCGCGCTCACGAGTAA